Part of the Lentimicrobiaceae bacterium genome, GTGTGTAAGTTCACCCTGAGAAAAGGTAATAGAAGCTGCAGTACCCCAAAAATTTTTAAACGCATTAAAATCAGTTTCCCAAAAACTTGTCAGAAAATGCTTTTTTATTAAATCGGTACGCATATAGCTGTTTACAAGATAATTGCTTGAATAGCTTTTAATAAATTTGAAACGAATGTATTGCCTTCCTTTTTCTTCATGGGGCATCATGGCAATTATTAGGTTAGCGGGCGATTTGTAGTTGAGGTTGGCAGCACGAAAAGCCTGCGCAGAAATAATACCTTCAACATCCTTGTCATTATAATGGTCAATGCTGCCACTACAAACTGGGTTTAGGGCAACTGCAGTAGAAATATCATTGTCTTGTGAATCACCAAATGCGCCTTTAAGGTTAGCGGATAAAAACATATAGTAATCAAGGGTTTTAAAGGTAGTCCAATCTTGCTGAATGGAGGGAAAGCGATAGGTACCCTCCTGGTATTTTATAATTAAAATATTATAATTTTTATTGTTAATCGCTATTTCGCGCATTTCTAATTCATCAAAATTTTCCATTCCCATAGCTTTTTTCCCTTCAGGTGGTTTTTCGCCCTCGGGATCAGAATAGGGAATTTTATTCGTCGCAGATTTCCATTTTCCATTGCTCATCATTGCCCAGCCAGTAGCAGAAGTAATTCGTGCCTTAACCGGACTCAGCAAAGGCATGTTACTTTTTGAATCATTACCATCCTGAGCATAGCCACCTATGCAAAAGAGAAGCATTATTAGCAAAAGTCCAATTTTTCCCATTGGGCTAAATTTTAATTTATATTAATTATCAATAACATACACGGATGCATATAATATGCACAGTTTACTGCAAAATATTAAAAAACCGAACATAAAAGTAAAGTTTACTGAAGATTTTTATCATACGATTTTTCAAAGTTGTTAACGGGGTTTTCAACAGTTGTTTGTTGCAAATGCTTTTTTGTTTTTCAACAAATGTATGTAAATTTTGTTAATAGAGGAAACACAAAACTTTTATTATCATGAAGTCATTTATTTTATTATATTTTATGTTATCATTTTCAGCGATATCAGCACAAAATTTGAAAACTTTTCACCAGTTTTCCGTAAAAACAATTGATGGGGACTCAATTAGTCTATCTGTATTTAAGGGTAAAAAAGTATTGGTGGTAAATACTGCTTCAAGATGCGGATTTACACCTCAGTACAAAGAATTGGAAGAATTGTATGCCCAATATGGGGGAGATAAGTTTGTAATAGTAGGATTCCCCTCAAATAATTTCCTCAGCCAGGAACCGGGCAGTAATTCCGAAATAAAGGAATTCTGTAAAAAAAACTACGGAGTTAGCTTTCCCATGATGGAAAAGATTTCTGTAAAAGGGAAAAATATTCATCCATTGTATCAATGGCTTACCCAGAAGGAAGAAAATGGGGTAAGTGATGCAAAGGTGCAATGGAATTTTCAGAAATTTTTAATAGATGAAGACGGCAAATGGATAGGTGTTGTTGCTCCTTCGGAAAGTCCGAAATGTGATAAGATTATACAATGGCTTAACAACAAATAATTTTATTGATCGTAAATATCATATTATCAATTACTGATATTTCACATCAATAATTAGGTTATTCATATAAATAAAAAAAACTTTTGTTTTTAGCATCAACATTTTTTGTACGTTTGATTACATAAAAAACCACAGATATGGAAAGTATAAAAGGAACACAAACAGAAAAAAACCTGCTGAAAGCCTTTGCAGGTGAATCGCAAGCCTCAAACCGTTACACCTTTTTTGCTAAAAAAGCAAAAGAGGAAGGATACGAACAAATTGCAGCCATTTTTATTGAAACTGCTGCACAAGAGCAAACCCATGCCAAAATATTTTTCAAATTTCTGGAAGGAGGCCCGGTAGAAATAACCGCAACCTACCCTGCCGGTAAAATTGGCACAACAACCGAAAACCTGCTTGAAGCAGCCGAAGGTGAAAAAGAAGAGTGGACTATGTTGTACAAAGAGTTTGAAGAAGTAGCTTTAAAAGAAGGCTTTAAACAAATTGCTACAAAATTCAGACTAATACAGGTTGTTGAAAAACGACACGAAGAACGTTATCGTAAACTTTTAAAAAACATTGAAGAAGGCAATGTTTTTCAAAAGGAGAAAAAAGTAAAATGGGTTTGCCGCAAGTGCGGATATATTTATGAAAGCGAAAAAGCATTGAAAAACTGTCCTGCATGCGAACATCCCCAAGCATATTTTGAAGAAATTTCCGAAAATTATTAATGAAAGAAAAGAGGGAACTATCTAAAGAAAATATTCTTAACGATTTCAGGCTTGCCTGCGAAAGCAGGCAGGCAAGCCTTTTAGGTCGTCGCGAAGTACTTACCGGTAAAGCAAAGTTTGGCATCTTTGGTGACGGAAAGGAAGTTGCTCAGTTGGCTATGGCTAAGGTTTTTCAAAATGGCGACTGGCGATCGGGGTACTACCGCGACCAGACTTTCATGTTAGCGTCGGGGATGTTTACACTGGAAGAGTTTTTCGCCCAGTTATATGGAGATACCGACCTCTCTTTCAACCCATCCAATGGTGGAAGACTCATGAATAACCACTTTGCTTCCCGTAGCCTCGACGAAAAAGGAGACTGGAGGAATCTTATCGGGCAAAAAAATTCATCTGCCGATATCTCCCCTACCGCCGGGCAAATGCCCCGTTTGCTGGGGTTGGCATTGGCTTCAAAATTGTATCGAAATAACCCTGCACTACATTCATTTTCAGATTTTTCCATTAATGGAAACGAAGTAGCTTTTGGTACCATTGGCGATGCAAGTACCAGCGAAGGTCATTTCTGGGAAACTTTAAATGCAGCAGGAGTATTGCAAATACCTCTTGCAATATCCGTTTGGGACGACGGGTATGGAATCTCTGTTCCAATCAAGTACCAAACGACCAAAGAAAGTATTTCTGAATCATTGAAAGGTTTTCAACGTAAAAAAAACACAAACGGATTTCTGATTTTTACTGCTAAAGGCTGGGATTACCCTGCTTTATGTGCAATGTATGAAAAAGGAATAGCTATTTGCCGGAGGGAGCATGTACCTGTCCTGTTTCATGTTACCGAACTCACTCAACCCCAAGGACATTCTACAAGCGGTTCACACGAACGTTACAAGTCTGCCGAAAGACTGCAATGGGAAAAAGATTTCGATTGCATTTCGAAAATGAAATCATGGATATTAGAAAATTCCTATGTAACTGCCGAAATATTAGAGGAAATAGAAAAGCAAGCAATTGAAAAAGTTAAACTCGCCAGAAAAAAAGCATGGGATAATTTTAGCACTCCATTAAAGAATAAAAGAGACGAATTGCTGTCGCTGGTTAATCTCACATCTTGTAATTGTGCCAAAACAGCAAAAATTGATGCAATAAAACAGGATATTGTCCGCATGTCAGAACCTGTTCGCAAAGATATTATTTCTACAGCAAAAAAAATTCTACGGCTTATCTGCAACCAATGTAGTAATCCCTCCAACGGACTAAAAGATAGTGTAAGTCAGTGGATTAATTTACAAATGAAAGATGGTGCCCAACGTTACAATAGTTTTTTATACAGTCAAAGCCAGCAGGCAGCCCGCTTGGTAGAGAACATTAAACCGGAATATGACGAAACAACACCGGAGGTAACCGGGCGGGAAATCCTGCGCGATAACTTTGAATATATTTTTGCCAAATATCCTGAAACGATTATGTTTGGTGAAGATGTTGGCGTTATTGGCGGAGTAAATCAAACTACGGAAGGTTTACAGGAAAAATTTGGAGAAAATCGTATTT contains:
- a CDS encoding glutathione peroxidase, whose protein sequence is MKSFILLYFMLSFSAISAQNLKTFHQFSVKTIDGDSISLSVFKGKKVLVVNTASRCGFTPQYKELEELYAQYGGDKFVIVGFPSNNFLSQEPGSNSEIKEFCKKNYGVSFPMMEKISVKGKNIHPLYQWLTQKEENGVSDAKVQWNFQKFLIDEDGKWIGVVAPSESPKCDKIIQWLNNK
- a CDS encoding rubrerythrin family protein; amino-acid sequence: MESIKGTQTEKNLLKAFAGESQASNRYTFFAKKAKEEGYEQIAAIFIETAAQEQTHAKIFFKFLEGGPVEITATYPAGKIGTTTENLLEAAEGEKEEWTMLYKEFEEVALKEGFKQIATKFRLIQVVEKRHEERYRKLLKNIEEGNVFQKEKKVKWVCRKCGYIYESEKALKNCPACEHPQAYFEEISENY
- a CDS encoding thiamine pyrophosphate-dependent enzyme; the protein is MKEKRELSKENILNDFRLACESRQASLLGRREVLTGKAKFGIFGDGKEVAQLAMAKVFQNGDWRSGYYRDQTFMLASGMFTLEEFFAQLYGDTDLSFNPSNGGRLMNNHFASRSLDEKGDWRNLIGQKNSSADISPTAGQMPRLLGLALASKLYRNNPALHSFSDFSINGNEVAFGTIGDASTSEGHFWETLNAAGVLQIPLAISVWDDGYGISVPIKYQTTKESISESLKGFQRKKNTNGFLIFTAKGWDYPALCAMYEKGIAICRREHVPVLFHVTELTQPQGHSTSGSHERYKSAERLQWEKDFDCISKMKSWILENSYVTAEILEEIEKQAIEKVKLARKKAWDNFSTPLKNKRDELLSLVNLTSCNCAKTAKIDAIKQDIVRMSEPVRKDIISTAKKILRLICNQCSNPSNGLKDSVSQWINLQMKDGAQRYNSFLYSQSQQAARLVENIKPEYDETTPEVTGREILRDNFEYIFAKYPETIMFGEDVGVIGGVNQTTEGLQEKFGENRIFDTGIREATIIGQAIGLAMRGIRPIAEIQYFDYLLYGLQVISDDLATLHYRTVGGQKAPVIISTRGHRLEGIWHSGSPLSMVINSIRGVNVLVPRDMTRAAGFYNTMMASDEPALIIEPLNGYRLREKRPSNIGKFRIPVGVPETIRKGNDVTLVTYGSCVRIAQDAVNQLQDFHIDVELIDVQSLLPFDIHHSIVESLKRTNKIVFFDEDVPGGATAYMMQKVIEEQNGYFYLDAQPVTLTAKQHRPAYSTDGDYFSNPNAENVFETVYNLMHEFNPTKYPKIF